In Pseudomonas nunensis, a single window of DNA contains:
- a CDS encoding ABC transporter substrate-binding protein translates to MERTTVKHLLLAIALATAAPFAQAATTLVYCSEASPAGFDPSQYTSGTDFDASAETVFNRLTQFKRGGTEVEPGLATSWDVSQDGLSYTFHLRDGVKFHTTDYFTPTRDFNADDVLFTFQRLLDPENAFRKAYPAESPYFTDMDLNKTIKSVDKIDDHTVRFSLNNVDAAFIQNLAMSFASVQSAEYGAQLLKEGKAADINQKPVGTGPFVFKRYQKDSQIRYTGNKAYWKPEDVKIDNLVFSITPDAAVRLQKLKAGECQVSGYPRPADIEVMEKDPNLTVLKQAGFNLGFLAYNVTHPPLDQLKVRQALDMAIDKPAIIKAVYQSAGQLAQNALPPAQWSFDPNIKDAPHDPTKAKALLKEAGVAPGTTINLWAMTVQRASNPNARMSAQMIQQDWEKVGIKANIVSYEWGEYIKRAKNGEHDAMIYGWTGDNGDPDNWLGVLYSCAAVKGSNYAKWCDPAYDKLVQQAKVSTNRDERVKLYQQAQKILKEQVPITPIANSTVFQPLRKEVTDFKISPFGLTPFYGVGINK, encoded by the coding sequence ATGGAAAGAACCACCGTCAAACATCTCCTGCTCGCAATCGCCCTCGCCACCGCAGCCCCCTTCGCCCAAGCCGCCACAACATTGGTCTACTGCTCCGAAGCCAGCCCCGCCGGCTTCGACCCCAGCCAATACACCAGCGGCACCGACTTCGACGCCTCGGCCGAAACCGTCTTCAACCGCCTCACCCAATTCAAACGCGGCGGCACCGAAGTCGAACCCGGCCTGGCGACAAGCTGGGACGTAAGCCAGGACGGCCTGAGCTACACCTTCCATTTACGTGACGGCGTGAAATTCCACACCACCGACTATTTCACCCCGACCCGAGACTTCAACGCCGACGACGTGCTGTTCACCTTCCAGCGCCTGCTCGACCCTGAGAACGCGTTCCGCAAGGCCTACCCCGCCGAGTCGCCGTACTTCACCGACATGGACCTGAACAAAACCATCAAAAGCGTCGACAAGATCGACGACCACACCGTGCGCTTCAGCCTGAACAACGTCGATGCCGCCTTCATCCAGAACCTGGCCATGAGCTTCGCTTCGGTGCAATCCGCCGAGTACGGCGCGCAGCTATTAAAGGAAGGCAAAGCCGCGGACATCAACCAGAAGCCGGTCGGCACCGGGCCGTTCGTGTTCAAGCGTTATCAGAAGGACTCGCAGATCCGCTACACCGGCAACAAGGCTTACTGGAAACCCGAGGACGTGAAAATCGACAACCTGGTGTTCTCGATCACCCCGGATGCTGCCGTGCGCTTGCAGAAGCTCAAGGCCGGCGAATGCCAGGTCAGCGGCTACCCGCGCCCGGCGGACATCGAAGTCATGGAGAAAGACCCGAACCTGACGGTGCTCAAGCAGGCCGGTTTCAACCTCGGCTTCCTGGCTTACAACGTGACCCACCCGCCGCTGGATCAGCTCAAGGTCCGCCAGGCCCTGGACATGGCCATCGACAAACCGGCGATCATCAAAGCCGTCTACCAGAGCGCCGGCCAACTCGCGCAGAACGCCCTGCCACCGGCGCAATGGTCGTTTGATCCGAACATCAAGGACGCGCCCCACGACCCGACCAAAGCCAAGGCGCTACTGAAGGAAGCAGGGGTTGCGCCGGGTACCACCATTAATTTGTGGGCCATGACCGTGCAACGTGCCTCCAACCCGAATGCGCGGATGTCGGCACAGATGATCCAGCAGGATTGGGAGAAGGTCGGGATCAAGGCCAACATCGTCAGCTATGAGTGGGGCGAGTACATCAAGCGCGCCAAGAACGGCGAACACGACGCGATGATCTACGGCTGGACCGGCGACAACGGTGACCCGGATAACTGGCTCGGCGTGCTGTACAGCTGTGCAGCCGTGAAAGGGAGCAACTACGCTAAGTGGTGCGACCCGGCGTACGACAAACTGGTCCAGCAGGCCAAGGTGTCGACCAACCGTGACGAGCGGGTCAAGTTGTACCAGCAGGCGCAGAAAATCCTCAAGGAGCAAGTGCCTATCACACCGATCGCCAACTCAACGGTGTTCCAGCCACTGCGCAAGGAAGTGACCGACTTCAAGATCAGCCCGTTTGGCCTCACGCCCTTCTATGGCGTGGGTATAAATAAGTAA
- a CDS encoding ABC transporter substrate-binding protein has product MLKHAVIPFLVGASLLAAAPFAQAATNLVFCSEGSPAGFDPGQYTTGTDFDASAETMFNRLTQFERGGTAVIPGLATSWDISTDGLTYTFHLREGVKFHTTPYFKPTREFNADDVLFTFNRMINKDDPFRKAYPTEFPYFTDMGMDTNITKIDKVDDKTVKFTLKEVDAAFIQNMAMSFASVQSAEYAAQLLKEGKAADINQKPVGTGPFVFKSYQKDSNIRYTGNKDYWKPDDVKIDNLIFAITTDPSVRIQKLKKNECQITLFPRPADLKALQEDKTLKVPNQAGFNLGYIAYNVMDKIKGSDQPNPMAQLKVRQALDMAVNKQQIIDSVYQGAGQLAVNAMPPTQWSYDTTIKDAPYNPEKAKELLKEAGIKEGTEINLWAMPVQRPYNPNAKLMAEMLQSDWAKIGIKAKIVTYEWGEYIKRSKGGENGAMLIGWSGDNGDPDNWLNVLFGCDSLQGNNFSKWCDKKFDGIVKEAKRTTDQGKRTELYKQAQHVLKDAVPMTPIAHSTVFQPMRDNVQDFKISPFGLNSFYGVSVSK; this is encoded by the coding sequence ATGCTTAAACACGCGGTCATTCCGTTTTTAGTCGGCGCCAGCTTATTAGCTGCCGCACCTTTCGCCCAAGCGGCGACTAACCTGGTGTTTTGCTCCGAAGGGAGCCCGGCCGGTTTTGATCCTGGTCAGTACACCACCGGAACCGACTTCGACGCCTCTGCAGAAACCATGTTCAACCGCTTGACTCAATTCGAGCGCGGCGGCACCGCTGTTATTCCAGGTTTGGCGACCAGCTGGGACATCTCCACCGATGGCCTGACGTACACCTTCCACCTGCGTGAAGGCGTCAAGTTCCACACCACCCCGTACTTCAAGCCTACTCGTGAGTTCAACGCCGACGACGTGCTGTTCACCTTTAATCGCATGATTAACAAGGATGATCCGTTCCGCAAAGCGTACCCGACTGAATTCCCGTACTTCACCGATATGGGGATGGATACCAACATCACCAAAATCGATAAAGTCGATGACAAAACCGTCAAGTTCACTCTGAAAGAAGTTGATGCCGCGTTCATCCAGAACATGGCCATGAGCTTCGCGTCCGTGCAATCCGCCGAGTACGCTGCCCAGCTGCTCAAGGAAGGCAAAGCCGCCGACATCAACCAGAAGCCGGTCGGCACTGGTCCGTTCGTGTTCAAGAGCTACCAGAAAGACTCCAACATCCGCTACACCGGGAACAAGGACTACTGGAAGCCTGACGACGTGAAGATCGACAACCTGATCTTCGCCATCACCACCGACCCGTCGGTACGTATTCAGAAGCTGAAAAAGAACGAGTGCCAAATCACTCTGTTCCCACGTCCGGCCGACCTGAAGGCGCTGCAAGAAGACAAGACTTTGAAAGTGCCTAACCAGGCTGGTTTCAACCTGGGTTACATCGCCTACAACGTGATGGACAAGATCAAGGGCAGCGATCAGCCGAACCCGATGGCCCAACTGAAAGTGCGTCAGGCACTGGACATGGCCGTCAACAAGCAGCAGATCATCGACTCCGTTTACCAAGGTGCTGGTCAACTGGCCGTCAACGCCATGCCGCCAACCCAATGGTCCTACGACACCACCATCAAGGATGCGCCGTACAACCCTGAGAAAGCCAAAGAGCTGCTCAAGGAAGCGGGCATCAAGGAAGGTACCGAGATCAACCTGTGGGCCATGCCGGTTCAGCGTCCGTACAACCCGAACGCCAAACTGATGGCTGAAATGCTGCAGTCCGACTGGGCCAAGATCGGTATCAAGGCCAAGATCGTGACCTACGAGTGGGGCGAGTACATCAAGCGCTCCAAAGGCGGCGAAAACGGCGCGATGCTGATTGGCTGGAGCGGCGACAACGGTGACCCGGACAACTGGCTCAACGTGCTGTTCGGCTGCGACTCGCTGCAGGGCAACAACTTCTCCAAGTGGTGTGACAAGAAGTTCGACGGCATCGTAAAAGAAGCCAAGCGCACGACCGACCAGGGCAAGCGCACCGAACTGTACAAACAGGCGCAACACGTCCTCAAAGACGCTGTTCCGATGACACCTATCGCTCACTCGACGGTGTTCCAACCCATGCGCGACAACGTGCAGGACTTCAAGATCAGCCCATTCGGCTTGAACTCCTTCTACGGCGTCAGCGTCAGCAAATAA